The following coding sequences lie in one Desmodus rotundus isolate HL8 chromosome 1, HLdesRot8A.1, whole genome shotgun sequence genomic window:
- the LOC112304489 gene encoding olfactory receptor 2S2, producing the protein MEKPNQTSPMVGFILLGLSAHPMLEKTFFVLILLMYLVILLGNGVLILVTILDSHLHTPMYFFLQNLSFLDICYTTCSIPLVLDGFVTSQETISFSGCAVQMFLSFAMAGTECVLLGMMAFDRYVAICNPLRYPMVMSKAAYVPMAASCWAIGGAASVVHTALTIQLPFCGDNIINHFTCEILAVLKLACADISINVISMGVTNVIFLGAPVLFISFSYVLIITTILRIPSAEGRKKAFSTCSAHLIVVVIFYGTLFFMYGKPKSKDPLGADKQDLSDKLISLFYGVVTPMLNPIIYSLRNKDVKAAVRNLVFPRHFAR; encoded by the coding sequence ATGGAAAAACCCAATCAGACATCCCCCATGGTGGGATTCATTCTCCTGGGCCTCTCTGCCCACCCAATGCTGGAGAAAACGTTCTTTGTGCTCATCCTGCTGATGTACCTGGTGATTCTGCTGGGCAATGGGGTCCTCATCCTGGTGACCATCCTTGACTCCCACCTGCAcacgcccatgtacttcttcctgcaGAACCTCTCCTTCCTGGACATCTGCTACACAACCTGTTCCATCCCTCTGGTCCTGGATGGCTTTGTGACCTCCCAGGAAACCATCTCCTTCTCAGGCTGTGCTGTGCAGATGTTCCTCTCCTTTGCCATGGCAGGGACAGAGTGTGTGCTTCTGGGCATGATGGCGTTTGATCGCTACGTGGCCATCTGCAACCCCCTGAGGTACCCCATGGTCATGAGCAAGGCTGCCTACGTGCCCATGGCTGCCAGCTGCTGGGCTATTGGTGGTGCTGCTTCTGTGGTGCACACAGCCTTGACAATTCAGCTGCCCTTCTGTGGGGACAACATCATCAACCACTTCACCTGTGAGATCCTGGCTGTCCTGAAGTTGGCCTGTGCTGACATCTCCATCAACGTGATCAGCATGGGGGTGACAAATGTGATCTTCTTGGGGGCCCCAGTTCTGTTCATCTCTTTCTCCTATGTGCTCATCATCACTACCATCCTGAGGATCCCCTCGGCCGAGGGGAGGAAAaaggccttctccacctgctctgcccacctcatAGTCGTGGTCATCTTCTACGGGACCTTATTTTTCATGTACGGGAAGCCCAAGTCCAAGGACCCACTGGGAGCAGACAAACAGGACCTTTCAGACAAACTCATCTCCCTCTTTTATGGGGTGGTGACCCCCATGCTCAACCCCatcatctacagcctgaggaacaaggaCGTGAAGGCTGCTGTGAGGAACCTGGTATTTCCCAGACATTTTGCTCGGTGA
- the LOC112304522 gene encoding olfactory receptor 2S2-like, with amino-acid sequence MEKPNQTSPMVGFILLGLSAHPMLEKMFFVLILLMYLVILLGNGVLILVTILDSHLHTPMYFFLQNLSFLDICYTTCSIPLVLDGFVTSQETISFSGCAVQMFLSFATGSTECVLLGMMAFDRYVAICNPLRYPMVMSKAAYVPMAASCWAIGGAASVVHTALTIQLPFCGDNIINHFTCEVQAVLKLACGDISINVISIGVTNVIFLGAPVLFISFSYVLIITTILRIPSAEGRRKAFSTCSAHLTVVVIFYGTLFFIYGKPKSKDALGADEQDLSDKLIPLFYGVVTPMLNPIIYSLRNKDVKAAVKNLVTRKEVSQ; translated from the coding sequence ATGGAAAAACCCAATCAGACGTCCCCCATGGTGGGATTCATTCTCCTGGGCCTCTCTGCCCACCCAATGCTGGAGAAAATGTTCTTTGTGCTCATCCTGCTGATGTACCTGGTGATTCTGCTGGGCAATGGGGTCCTCATCCTGGTGACCATCCTTGACTCCCACCTGCAcacgcccatgtacttcttcctgcaGAACCTCTCCTTCCTGGACATCTGCTATACAACCTGTTCCATCCCTCTGGTCCTGGATGGCTTTGTGACCTCCCAGGAAACCATCTCCTTCTCAGGCTGTGCTGTGCAGATGTTCCTCTCCTTTGCAACAGGATCCACAGAGTGTGTGCTTCTGGGCATGATGGCGTTTGATCGCTACGTGGCCATCTGCAACCCCCTGAGGTACCCCATGGTCATGAGCAAGGCTGCCTATGTGCCCATGGCTGCCAGCTGCTGGGCTATTGGTGGTGCTGCTTCTGTGGTGCACACAGCCTTGACAATTCAGCTGCCCTTCTGTGGGGACAACATCATCAACCACTTTACCTGTGAGGTCCAGGCTGTCCTGAAGTTAGCTTGTGGTGACATCTCCATCAATGTGATCAGCATTGGAGTGACAAATGTGATCTTCTTGGGGGCCCCAGTTCTGTTCATCTCTTTCTCCTACGTGCTCATCATCACTACCATCCTGAGGATCCCCTCGGCCgaggggaggagaaaggccttctccacctgctctgcccacctcacAGTTGTGGTCATCTTCTATGGGACCTTATTTTTCATATACGGGAAGCCCAAGTCCAAGGATGCCCTGGGAGCAGATGAGCAAGACCTGTCAGACAAACTTATCCCCCTTTTCTATGGGGTGGTGACCCCCATGCTCAACCCCatcatctacagcctgaggaacaaggaCGTGAAGGCTGCTGTGAAGAACCTGGTGACTCGGAAAGAGGTCAGCCAGTGA